In Bacillus sp. KH172YL63, one genomic interval encodes:
- the rsmA gene encoding 16S rRNA (adenine(1518)-N(6)/adenine(1519)-N(6))-dimethyltransferase RsmA, which yields MHKDIATPIRTKEILAKYGFSFKKSLGQNFLIDPNILRNITEYAGLSKKTAAIEIGPGIGALTEHLARTSGKVVAFEIDQRLIPILGDTLSPYDNVKIINKDVLEADVAAIIHEEFEGFDDIMVVANLPYYVTTPIILKLLMERLPIRGICVMLQKEVGDRISAKPGTKAYGSLSIAIQYYTEAEMVMTVPKTVFMPQPNVDSAVIRLTKREKPPVEVISEDFFFTVTRASFAQRRKTILNNLSSQLPQGKEKKEQILQALSAAGVEPTRRGETLSIEEFGRLSDELYPDFK from the coding sequence ATGCATAAAGATATCGCAACACCGATACGTACGAAAGAGATACTTGCGAAGTATGGTTTTTCGTTTAAGAAGAGTCTGGGTCAGAACTTTTTGATTGACCCCAATATCCTTAGGAATATTACAGAATACGCAGGCCTGTCCAAAAAAACCGCTGCGATTGAGATCGGACCGGGGATCGGGGCGTTGACCGAGCATCTGGCCCGCACTTCAGGAAAAGTGGTTGCTTTCGAGATCGATCAGCGGCTGATCCCGATCCTTGGAGATACCTTATCTCCGTATGATAATGTGAAAATCATCAATAAAGATGTCCTGGAAGCGGATGTAGCGGCCATTATCCACGAAGAATTTGAAGGGTTCGACGATATCATGGTCGTGGCCAATCTCCCTTACTACGTCACGACACCGATCATCCTGAAACTTCTGATGGAGCGCCTCCCGATCAGGGGCATATGCGTCATGCTTCAAAAAGAAGTAGGTGACCGTATATCGGCCAAGCCGGGTACAAAGGCATATGGCTCCCTTTCTATTGCGATTCAGTATTACACAGAGGCAGAGATGGTCATGACTGTCCCGAAAACCGTCTTTATGCCTCAGCCGAATGTAGACTCTGCAGTCATCCGTTTAACGAAGCGTGAGAAGCCTCCTGTCGAAGTGATCAGTGAAGACTTCTTCTTTACGGTAACCCGTGCCTCATTCGCACAAAGAAGGAAGACGATCTTGAACAACCTGTCCAGTCAGCTTCCTCAAGGAAAAGAAAAGAAAGAACAGATCCTGCAAGCATTGTCTGCTGCTGGCGTGGAACCTACCCGCCGGGGAGAAACCCTCAGCATCGAAGAGTTCGGCCGGTTGAGTGACGAACTATATCCGGATTTTAAATAA
- the rnmV gene encoding ribonuclease M5, with the protein MKIKEIIVVEGKDDTVAIQRAVNADTIETNGSAVSPETIEKIKHAQEKRGVIIFTDPDFPGERIRKIVSEAVPGCKHAFVHKKDALPKSGRGIGVEHASPDVIRESLGEAHLLDVEQEEVISKEDLIDAGLIGGPQSKDLRIALGEKLRIGYTNGKQLHKRLRMFNIGKEEFTHALMEIIQEEQDA; encoded by the coding sequence ATGAAAATTAAAGAAATCATCGTAGTCGAAGGGAAAGATGATACGGTGGCCATTCAGCGTGCGGTCAACGCAGATACGATTGAAACGAATGGTTCGGCTGTCTCACCTGAAACAATAGAGAAAATCAAACACGCCCAGGAAAAAAGGGGCGTTATCATATTTACTGATCCTGACTTCCCTGGAGAACGTATCCGGAAGATTGTCAGTGAAGCTGTACCGGGATGTAAACATGCCTTTGTACATAAGAAGGATGCCCTTCCGAAATCAGGAAGGGGCATAGGAGTCGAGCATGCCTCACCTGACGTGATCAGAGAATCTTTGGGTGAAGCCCACTTACTGGATGTCGAACAGGAGGAGGTCATTTCCAAAGAAGATCTAATCGACGCCGGACTGATCGGTGGCCCTCAATCGAAGGACTTGAGAATAGCTCTTGGAGAGAAGCTCAGAATCGGATACACTAATGGAAAACAGTTGCATAAGCGATTGCGCATGTTCAATATTGGAAAAGAAGAGTTCACGCACGCTTTAATGGAAATCATTCAGGAGGAACAAGATGCATAA